In Sphingobacterium sp. lm-10, one DNA window encodes the following:
- the mgtA gene encoding magnesium-translocating P-type ATPase, which produces MLKNANKEPSHSQLSSYWARSVEELLTELNSAQGGISEEEAASRLAIYGPNSLSNKSETSAYLLFLQQFKSPITLILIAAAILSFLLQDRTDAIIILSIVLVSSCLGFWQEYGASNAVAKLLKLVQVTVKVVRGGDVMSLSTALVVRGDIVVLSAGDIIPADCIIMNSQDLFVDEAAFTGESYPVEKQAGVLAEDTSVSKRSNMLFMGSHVISGKASVIVVSTGMSTEFGKISDRLQHNAPATEFEVGIKKFGYMLMQITLVLILIIFAFNVLLHKPILDSFLFSLALAVGLTPQLLPVIITVNLASGAKKMAIQKVIVKRLSAIENFGSMNVLCSDKTGTITEGKVKLYKAFGFDGVDDEKVSRYAFFNAVMQKGFKNPIDEAIIDVFAQSNFQLPELLGEVPYDFSRKRLSIGAVVDENTTLITKGAFQQILSICKRVQVGPKNIADLSDDRKSSLLDLYEQYSKEGYRTLGLCYRIIDNAAISKQIEEDMVFLGFVTFYDPPKESAISAIANLEKLGVKLKIITGDNALVAESLAKQVGILNPVVVSGESLREKSSEAIQVAVLQADIFAEVEPSQKEQIILALKKSKNVVGFMGDGINDAAALHAADVGISVDTAVDVAKEAADLVLMNQNLEVLINGVKESRRTFANTMKYIFMATSANFGNMFSMAGASLILPFLPLLPKQILLTNLLTDVPETTIATDNVDEEYINSPHRIDIGFIKKFMFVFGLLSSLFDFCTFGLLILVLRANEQQFQTGWFLESVVSASLIVLVMRTRLPFFKSKPGWALLFANLLIIITVLILPLTPLGSVFGFVALPIQFYIYMLLIVAVYVLIADYVKRWFYRKVAPGY; this is translated from the coding sequence ATGCTGAAGAATGCAAACAAGGAACCAAGCCATTCGCAATTATCTTCCTATTGGGCAAGGTCTGTAGAGGAGCTATTAACCGAACTTAATTCAGCACAGGGAGGTATTTCAGAAGAAGAGGCCGCGTCTAGATTGGCTATTTATGGCCCGAACAGCCTAAGCAATAAAAGTGAAACCAGCGCTTATTTATTGTTTCTGCAACAGTTTAAAAGTCCAATCACCCTGATACTCATCGCTGCCGCCATCTTGTCATTTTTACTTCAAGACAGGACAGACGCAATTATTATTTTGTCTATTGTTTTGGTTAGTAGTTGTTTAGGCTTCTGGCAGGAGTATGGAGCTTCGAATGCTGTCGCTAAGTTATTGAAACTTGTTCAGGTGACTGTAAAGGTCGTTCGAGGAGGTGATGTGATGTCATTATCAACGGCTTTAGTTGTTCGTGGTGACATAGTGGTTCTTTCTGCCGGTGATATTATTCCGGCTGATTGTATCATAATGAATTCCCAAGATCTCTTTGTCGACGAGGCAGCCTTTACGGGTGAAAGCTATCCGGTAGAAAAACAAGCAGGAGTGTTGGCGGAGGATACCTCTGTTTCGAAACGTTCCAACATGTTATTTATGGGGTCGCATGTTATCAGTGGAAAGGCATCCGTAATTGTAGTTTCTACGGGAATGTCTACGGAGTTTGGTAAGATATCGGATCGCCTTCAACATAACGCTCCTGCAACGGAATTCGAGGTGGGAATCAAAAAATTCGGCTACATGTTGATGCAGATTACACTGGTCTTGATACTCATTATTTTTGCGTTCAACGTATTGTTGCATAAACCTATTCTGGACTCTTTTCTTTTTTCATTGGCTCTGGCTGTGGGTCTCACGCCTCAACTGTTGCCTGTAATTATCACGGTAAACCTTGCCTCAGGAGCCAAGAAAATGGCTATACAGAAAGTAATTGTTAAGCGACTCTCGGCAATTGAAAACTTTGGAAGTATGAATGTTCTCTGCTCGGATAAGACAGGTACAATCACAGAGGGAAAGGTGAAATTGTACAAAGCATTTGGATTTGATGGAGTAGATGATGAAAAGGTTAGTCGGTACGCATTTTTCAATGCAGTAATGCAGAAGGGATTTAAGAATCCAATAGATGAGGCAATCATAGATGTTTTTGCGCAAAGCAATTTTCAACTACCCGAATTATTGGGGGAAGTGCCGTATGATTTTAGTCGTAAACGGCTGAGTATAGGCGCCGTTGTTGATGAAAATACTACTCTTATTACAAAAGGTGCTTTCCAACAGATCCTTTCTATATGTAAGCGGGTACAGGTCGGCCCTAAAAATATTGCAGATTTATCTGATGATAGAAAATCTAGTCTCTTAGACTTGTACGAACAATATAGCAAGGAAGGTTATCGGACACTCGGGCTTTGCTACAGAATCATAGATAATGCTGCCATAAGTAAGCAAATAGAAGAGGATATGGTATTTCTCGGTTTTGTAACCTTTTATGATCCGCCTAAGGAAAGTGCGATTTCTGCGATTGCAAACCTGGAAAAATTGGGGGTGAAGCTGAAAATAATTACCGGAGACAATGCCTTAGTTGCAGAGAGCCTTGCCAAACAGGTGGGTATACTAAATCCGGTCGTAGTTAGTGGAGAGTCTTTAAGAGAAAAGAGCAGCGAGGCGATTCAAGTAGCGGTTTTGCAGGCTGATATCTTTGCAGAGGTAGAACCCAGCCAAAAGGAACAAATCATTTTGGCGCTTAAGAAGTCAAAGAACGTAGTTGGTTTCATGGGAGATGGCATTAATGATGCAGCGGCACTTCATGCGGCGGATGTGGGTATTTCTGTAGATACTGCCGTTGATGTTGCAAAAGAAGCTGCTGATCTGGTGCTGATGAATCAGAATTTGGAAGTACTCATCAATGGTGTTAAGGAAAGCAGAAGGACGTTCGCCAATACGATGAAATATATTTTTATGGCTACCAGTGCTAACTTTGGCAACATGTTTAGTATGGCAGGCGCTTCGCTAATCCTCCCGTTCCTCCCATTATTGCCCAAGCAAATACTACTGACCAATCTGCTCACAGATGTTCCCGAAACAACAATCGCTACTGACAATGTCGATGAAGAGTATATTAATTCTCCACATCGGATAGATATCGGCTTTATCAAAAAGTTTATGTTTGTTTTTGGACTGCTCAGCTCCCTATTTGATTTTTGTACGTTTGGTCTATTGATTTTAGTGCTCCGAGCCAATGAACAGCAATTCCAGACAGGCTGGTTCTTAGAGTCCGTAGTATCTGCCTCTCTGATCGTATTGGTCATGCGTACTCGCCTGCCGTTCTTTAAAAGTAAACCAGGGTGGGCTCTGCTGTTTGCAAATTTATTAATTATCATTACTGTATTGATATTGCCTCTTACCCCTTTAGGAAGTGTGTTTGGATTCGTAGCGCTTCCAATCCAATTCTATATCTATATGTTGCTTATTGTGGCGGTATATGTTCTTATAGCGGATTATGTTAAAAGGTGGTTTTATAGGAAAGTGGCTCCCGGATATTGA
- the rpsL gene encoding 30S ribosomal protein S12, whose product MPTIQQLVRKGRVALVDKSKSPALDSCPQRRGVCTRVYTTTPKKPNSAMRKVARVRLTNGKEVNAYIPGEGHNLQEHSIVLIRGGRVKDLPGVRYHIIRGALDTSGVAGRNQRRSKYGTKRPKPGQAAAAPAKGKKK is encoded by the coding sequence ATGCCTACTATCCAACAATTAGTTAGAAAAGGTAGAGTAGCTCTGGTTGACAAGAGTAAGTCACCAGCGTTGGACTCATGTCCACAGCGAAGAGGTGTATGTACACGTGTATATACTACTACCCCTAAAAAACCAAACTCAGCAATGCGTAAAGTCGCTCGTGTCCGTTTAACAAACGGTAAAGAGGTGAATGCCTACATCCCTGGTGAAGGCCACAACTTACAAGAGCACTCGATCGTGTTAATCCGCGGTGGTCGTGTGAAAGATTTACCAGGTGTACGTTACCACATTATCCGTGGTGCGCTAGATACATCCGGTGTAGCTGGACGTAACCAACGTCGTTCGAAATACGGAACAAAACGTCCTAAACCAGGACAAGCGGCAGCAGCTCCTGCAAAAGGCAAAAAGAAATAA
- the rpsG gene encoding 30S ribosomal protein S7, with protein MRKSKPKKRIILPDPKFNDVQVTRFVNNMMFDGKKSIAYSIFYDAVELVEQKTQESGLEAWKKALNNVMPAVEVKSRRVGGANFQVPMEVRPDRKIALGMKWLISYARKRGEKTMFEKLAGEIISASKGEGAAVKKKEDTHKMAEANKAFSHFRF; from the coding sequence ATGAGAAAGTCAAAACCAAAAAAGAGAATCATTTTACCTGATCCGAAGTTTAATGACGTTCAGGTAACGCGTTTCGTAAATAACATGATGTTCGACGGTAAGAAATCTATCGCGTACTCTATCTTTTACGATGCAGTAGAATTAGTAGAGCAAAAAACACAAGAGAGCGGTCTTGAAGCTTGGAAAAAAGCATTGAACAATGTGATGCCTGCCGTAGAGGTAAAATCACGTCGTGTAGGTGGTGCTAACTTCCAAGTTCCTATGGAAGTTCGTCCAGATCGTAAAATCGCTTTGGGTATGAAATGGTTAATCTCTTACGCTCGTAAACGTGGTGAAAAAACCATGTTCGAAAAACTAGCAGGAGAAATCATCTCAGCTTCTAAAGGTGAAGGTGCAGCTGTAAAGAAGAAAGAAGATACGCACAAGATGGCGGAAGCTAACAAAGCGTTCTCACACTTCAGATTCTAA
- the fusA gene encoding elongation factor G, protein MARDLRLTRNIGIAAHIDAGKTTTTERILYYSGVNHKIGEVHEGASTMDWMEQEAERGITITSAATTVFWNYRDKKYQVNVIDTPGHVDFTVEVNRSLRVLDGLVFLFSAVDGVEPQSETNWRLADNYKVPRIGFVNKMDRSGADFLKVVGQVKSMLGSDAVALQLPIGAEDTFTGVVDLINNRGIVWNEHDKGMTFTEVPIPDDMLDEVAEYREKLLEAVAGYDETLMEKFFEDPNSLTEREILNALRAAVLDNSIVPMVCGSSFKNKGVQTMLDLVMELLPSPMDSEGVKGTHPDTGEELVRKPDVKEPFAALGFKIATDPFVGRLCFIRAYSGKLDAGSYVLNTRSGNKERISRIFQMHANKQNPIPQIEAGDIGAVVGFKDIKTGDTLCDEKHPIVLESMNFPEPVIGLAIEPKTQADMDRLGIGLGKLAEEDPTFVVKTDEETGQTVISGMGELHLEILIDRLKREFKVEVNQGAPQVSYKESINGTTEHREVFKKQSGGRGKFADIKVVISPADEDYDLTKSPLQFVNEIVGGKIPKEFIPSVQKGFETSMVNGVLAGYPLSGMKVRLIDGSFHAVDSDSLSFELAGRQAYREALPKCSPVLMEPIMKIEVLTPEENMGDVMGDLNRRRGQMQGLDSRNGAQVIKALVPLSEMFGYVTQLRTITSGRATSTMEFDHYAEAPRNVMEDVIAKSKGKVKGSVE, encoded by the coding sequence ATGGCAAGAGATTTAAGATTAACTAGAAATATCGGTATCGCTGCCCACATCGATGCTGGTAAAACTACGACAACAGAGCGTATTCTATACTACTCTGGCGTAAACCACAAAATCGGTGAGGTACACGAAGGTGCATCGACCATGGACTGGATGGAGCAAGAAGCAGAACGTGGTATCACGATCACTTCAGCTGCGACGACCGTATTCTGGAACTACCGCGATAAAAAATACCAAGTAAACGTTATTGATACACCAGGTCACGTGGATTTTACCGTAGAGGTAAACCGTTCTTTGCGCGTATTAGACGGATTAGTGTTTTTATTCTCCGCAGTGGATGGAGTAGAGCCACAGTCAGAAACTAACTGGCGCTTGGCGGATAACTACAAAGTGCCTCGTATCGGTTTCGTCAACAAAATGGATCGCTCTGGTGCTGACTTCTTGAAAGTGGTTGGCCAAGTAAAATCCATGTTAGGATCTGATGCAGTAGCATTACAATTGCCTATCGGAGCAGAAGATACATTCACTGGTGTAGTTGACTTGATTAACAACCGTGGTATTGTATGGAATGAGCATGATAAAGGAATGACCTTTACCGAAGTGCCAATTCCTGATGATATGTTGGATGAAGTAGCTGAGTATCGTGAAAAATTATTAGAAGCGGTAGCTGGTTATGATGAGACTTTGATGGAGAAATTCTTCGAAGATCCTAATTCCCTAACAGAACGCGAAATCTTAAATGCATTGCGTGCAGCCGTTTTAGATAACTCCATCGTACCAATGGTATGTGGTTCATCTTTCAAAAACAAAGGTGTTCAAACCATGTTGGATCTAGTGATGGAATTATTGCCTTCACCAATGGATTCAGAAGGTGTTAAAGGAACTCATCCTGACACGGGCGAAGAATTAGTGCGTAAGCCAGATGTGAAAGAGCCATTCGCAGCATTAGGTTTCAAAATCGCTACTGACCCATTCGTAGGTCGTCTATGTTTTATCCGCGCTTACTCTGGTAAGTTAGATGCAGGTTCTTACGTCTTGAACACACGTTCAGGCAATAAAGAGCGTATCTCTCGTATCTTCCAAATGCACGCGAACAAACAAAACCCTATCCCACAAATCGAAGCGGGTGATATTGGTGCTGTAGTTGGTTTCAAAGACATCAAAACAGGTGATACTTTATGTGATGAAAAACACCCTATCGTGTTAGAGTCTATGAACTTCCCTGAGCCAGTTATCGGATTAGCTATTGAGCCTAAAACGCAAGCTGATATGGATAGATTGGGTATCGGTCTTGGTAAACTAGCGGAAGAGGATCCTACATTCGTTGTAAAAACGGACGAAGAAACTGGTCAAACAGTAATCTCTGGTATGGGTGAGCTTCACTTAGAAATCTTGATCGACCGTTTGAAACGTGAATTCAAAGTAGAGGTAAATCAAGGAGCTCCTCAGGTATCTTACAAAGAGTCTATCAACGGTACTACAGAACACCGTGAGGTATTCAAGAAACAATCTGGTGGTCGTGGTAAATTCGCGGATATCAAAGTGGTTATCTCTCCAGCAGACGAAGATTATGACTTAACAAAGTCACCACTTCAGTTTGTCAACGAAATCGTGGGTGGTAAAATCCCTAAAGAATTTATCCCTTCTGTTCAAAAAGGATTCGAAACTTCGATGGTAAACGGTGTATTGGCCGGCTACCCATTATCAGGCATGAAAGTTCGTTTGATTGATGGATCATTCCACGCAGTCGATTCAGACTCTCTATCATTCGAACTAGCTGGTCGCCAAGCATATCGCGAGGCATTGCCAAAATGTTCTCCAGTATTGATGGAGCCTATCATGAAAATTGAGGTATTAACTCCAGAAGAGAACATGGGTGACGTAATGGGTGACTTAAACCGTCGTCGTGGTCAGATGCAAGGTCTTGATTCTCGTAATGGTGCACAAGTAATCAAAGCGTTAGTACCACTTTCTGAAATGTTTGGTTACGTAACGCAATTGCGTACCATTACTTCTGGTCGTGCAACATCTACTATGGAGTTTGATCACTATGCAGAAGCTCCGCGTAACGTCATGGAAGATGTAATCGCGAAATCAAAAGGTAAAGTTAAAGGATCTGTAGAATAA
- the rpsJ gene encoding 30S ribosomal protein S10, translating into MSQRIRIKLKSYDYNLVDKSAEKIVKTVKPTGAVVSGPIPLPTEKKIYTVLRSPHVNKKAREQFQLSAYKRLLDIYSSNSKTVDALMKLELPSGVEVEIKV; encoded by the coding sequence ATGAGCCAAAGAATCAGAATCAAATTGAAATCTTACGATTACAACTTGGTTGACAAATCAGCTGAGAAAATCGTAAAAACAGTAAAACCTACAGGTGCTGTAGTAAGCGGACCTATTCCATTGCCTACAGAGAAAAAAATCTATACCGTTTTACGTTCACCACACGTTAACAAAAAAGCGCGTGAGCAGTTCCAATTAAGTGCTTACAAAAGACTATTGGATATCTACTCTTCGAACTCTAAGACTGTTGACGCATTGATGAAACTTGAATTGCCTTCAGGCGTTGAAGTGGAAATCAAAGTGTGA
- a CDS encoding sigma-70 family RNA polymerase sigma factor, which produces MQTCDLTNQTLLSLLKKSDHGAFEEIYRRYWRSLFRQLHAKSGNMELAEELTQKIFVSLWERRAELNIQHLPSYLDAAARFSFINHIKSVIKAERFAHFKKSEDDPQQQNNCIDPLSAKELMGQLYDGLKQLPPKTRQIFVMSRIEYQSVKKIAHALQLSEKAVEYHITKSLKALRIVLRDYLTIGALTIWISAPYLFS; this is translated from the coding sequence ATGCAGACCTGCGATCTAACCAATCAAACGCTGCTGTCCTTGTTAAAAAAAAGCGATCACGGCGCATTCGAAGAGATTTACCGGCGCTATTGGCGATCACTATTCAGGCAGCTTCATGCTAAATCCGGTAATATGGAATTAGCCGAGGAGCTGACGCAAAAAATCTTCGTCTCCCTTTGGGAACGGCGAGCAGAACTGAATATTCAACACCTACCCTCCTACCTCGACGCGGCAGCGCGCTTTAGCTTCATCAATCATATCAAATCGGTGATCAAGGCAGAACGTTTTGCCCACTTTAAGAAATCAGAAGATGATCCGCAACAGCAAAACAACTGTATTGACCCGCTTTCTGCTAAAGAACTAATGGGACAATTATACGACGGATTAAAACAATTACCGCCCAAAACTAGGCAGATTTTTGTGATGAGCCGAATTGAATACCAATCTGTCAAAAAAATTGCCCACGCTTTACAGCTCTCTGAAAAAGCGGTCGAATACCACATTACGAAATCCTTAAAAGCATTACGCATAGTATTGCGCGATTACCTAACCATAGGTGCGCTCACCATTTGGATCAGCGCACCTTATCTATTTTCCTGA
- a CDS encoding FecR family protein, whose amino-acid sequence MSRKQFKDILQRYLQGTCTLDETRMIEKWYDMLPEKEKLSLSKEDYQAMEERLWQKISQATPISKPIIKMPKKSSNWIAVAAAILLPVLVFTFWWPASPLEVVSNAGTDTLQVDLPDGSTIRLLQGARLSYTANFSPRKVALVGSAIFHVASDPLRPFSVLHGKMTTEVLGTEFLIQDMDTDESEVIVYSGKVQVTHTCRDVSLVQRIFTKPRPVELTINHRAVFNKKRETLQATIVEKPKVVVTDQAILAQVRYQAVDLAVLANKLSKIYELDIRVTPPHRSTTFTGDLDNLTLFEQLDLICAVTATRYVIHDRKISIL is encoded by the coding sequence ATGAGTCGTAAACAATTTAAAGACATTTTGCAGCGGTATCTGCAAGGTACTTGTACGCTCGATGAGACGCGTATGATAGAGAAATGGTATGACATGCTGCCCGAAAAAGAAAAATTATCTTTAAGCAAAGAAGATTACCAAGCAATGGAAGAACGTCTTTGGCAAAAGATTTCTCAAGCCACCCCAATTTCCAAGCCTATCATCAAGATGCCGAAAAAATCGTCCAATTGGATCGCTGTGGCAGCAGCTATCTTACTTCCTGTGCTGGTATTTACATTTTGGTGGCCAGCCTCTCCTTTGGAAGTGGTAAGCAATGCGGGAACAGACACACTGCAGGTAGATCTACCAGATGGGTCTACAATAAGGTTGCTGCAAGGGGCTAGACTAAGCTACACCGCTAACTTTTCACCAAGAAAAGTAGCTCTCGTGGGTAGCGCCATTTTCCATGTCGCTTCCGACCCACTTCGCCCCTTTTCCGTCTTGCACGGAAAAATGACCACTGAAGTATTAGGCACGGAATTCCTCATACAGGATATGGATACAGACGAAAGTGAAGTGATCGTATACTCTGGCAAGGTACAAGTAACGCATACCTGCCGGGACGTATCTCTAGTGCAACGCATTTTCACAAAACCTAGGCCCGTAGAGCTAACCATAAATCACCGCGCAGTATTTAATAAGAAAAGAGAAACATTACAAGCGACCATCGTAGAAAAACCAAAGGTAGTAGTTACAGATCAGGCAATACTTGCACAAGTGCGTTATCAGGCTGTTGATCTTGCCGTATTGGCCAACAAACTTAGTAAAATCTATGAGCTAGATATTCGGGTAACACCACCCCATAGGAGCACCACATTCACGGGTGATTTGGATAACCTGACGCTCTTCGAACAACTGGATCTGATCTGTGCCGTTACTGCCACACGCTATGTAATTCACGATCGTAAAATCTCCATTCTATAA